The window TTCTGCGCGAGGATGCGCTTGCGTTCGGCCGTTCGGTCCGCGAGGTTGAAGTACTCGGGGTACAGCTCGTGGATCATGTCGTACACGGTCAGCACGAACTTCTTGCCACCCAGGTAGGGCAGAAAGTAGTCGTCGTAGTAGGTGGGATGGAAGACGTCGAAGTCCTGCCGCTTCAGCACCTCGATCGACACCTGCTTGTTCGCCTCGCGCGCATCGATCGGCTTGAACAGGCGGTTGCGCGCGGCGTACAGGTGCCATTTGCCCTTGAACTCGCGCCCCCCCATGAAGGTCTCGTACGCCCCCGGGTCGGGCCTGGCGCCGGTGCCGAAACGCGTGGCTTTCAGGTATTCGTTGGTGGCATAGCCCAGGCTCAGGTCCACGGCCACGTCGCCGGCGCGCTCCAGGCCGTTGAAGAGCTCGCAGAAGTAGCGCGAGATGCCGCCGAATTTTTGTTGTTCGAAGATCTGGTGGTCGTAGAGGATTTTCACGGTGCAAGTCACGGTCGATGGGTCTTGGGCCCGAAGATAACGCAGACACGCGACATCCCAAAAGTATTTCAATCCGCGGCCACCACCTTCGCCCTGTACGCCGACGGGCTCACCTCGAGCGGCACGTGGTAATGGCGCTCCGCCTCCTGCAGCGTGAACGCGACCGGCACCACGTCGAGCACCGGCGCGCCGGCTTCGCCTCGCCCGCGGAAATAGTCGCCGACGTGGAAACACAACTCATACTGCCCGATCCGCAGCGGCTGGCCGCCGAGCAGGGGCTCGCGCGTGCCGCCGTCGTGGCCGGTGGTGGTGGAGCGCAGCAGGCTGCGGCGTCCGTCCGGCCCGACCTCGGCGAGTTCGACATGCATCTCGGCCGCCGGCCGGTCGCGGGTGCCGTCGAGCACCTGGATCGTCAACTGCCCGTGGAGCTGCGGCATCCCGTGGTCGGCGATGCGGGCGGCCAGCCGCAGGCGCGAGACGAGCGCGATCTCGTCGACCGCGGCGCGCATCTCCGCCGCCGGCTCGTTGTGCAGCCGGGCCTCGAAGCGGCGCAGCGCCGAGGCCCGGGTGTGGCGCCGCACGCACAGGATGAACGGGAAACCGAACTTGCGGCGGTACGCGGTATTGAGTGCATCCCACCGGCCGTTCTCGGCGTTGCCGAGGTTGTCGAGCGCCAAGGCGCCCTGCTCGCTGATCGAGTCCGCCGTCATGGTGCCGGCGCGGGCCTGGCTGCCGGCGAGTTCCGGATGCACCGACAGGAACTCCGCCAGTTGCTGCGCAGGTTGCGCGCGGATGACGCCGAGCATCGCGTCATGCAATGCCTGCGCACTGGCGAAAGGCCGCTGGCCAGCCACGGCCCGCGCCACCCACGGCGAATGTTCGAACACGCTGCCCAGGCTGGCGACGAAGGCGTCCTCGTCACACTGGTTGAGTTCGGCCAGCGTAGTCATTGTCTGTGGACCACTCATGCGCTTTGCACGATCAGCGTGCGGTTGGCCGGCCACACGGCGTGCCAGGTCTCGCCGGGGCGCGGCGTGGCCACGCCGATTTCCTCGACCGGCATGGTGCAGACGAAGTCCTTGCCGTCGGGCAGCTTGATCCACACGGCGAGGTTCTGCCCCTTGAAGACCGATTGCGTCACCAGGCCGCTCACGCCGTTGCCCGCGGGCCGTGCGTCGGCGGTCGGCAGGAGGCGGATGTTCTCCGGCCGCACGGCCACGGTCACGGTCTGGCCCTCCTTGAAATCGTGCGCCACCGAAGATTGCCACACGCCGCCGCCGTCCACCTGCAGCGAGGTCTCGTCGCCCGCGCGCGCATGCACCCGGGCCTGCACGAAGTTCGAGGTGCCGATGAAGTCGGCCACGAACGTGCTGCGCGGCTGGTCGTAGATCTCGCGCGAGGCACCGATCTGCTCGATGCGCCCGCCACGCATCACGGCGATGCGGTCGGCCAGGATCAAGGCTTCTTCCTGGTCGTGCGTGACCAGCAGCGTGGTCAAGCCGAGCTGGTTGCACAGCTGGCGCAACTCCATCTGCATGGCCTCGCGCAGCTTCTTGTCGAGCGCGCCGAAGGGCTCGTCGAGCAGCAGCAGGCGCGGCCGGTAGACGATGGCGCGCGCCAGCGCCACGCGCTGCTGCTGGCCGCCCGACAACGCGGCCGGCAGCCGGTCGGCATAGGCGTCGAGCCGCACCAGGCGCAGGGCCTCCATGCTGCGCGCCAGCGCTTCGGTCTTGGGCACGTCGCGCATCTGCAGGCCGAAGGCCACGTTGTCGCGCACGCTCAGGTGCGGGAACAGCGCATAGTTCTGGAACAGCATGCCCAGGTTGCGCTTGTGCACCGGCACGTCGTTGACCAGTTGGCCGTCGATGCGGATCTCGCCCATCGACGGCGTGACCAGGCCGGCGATCATGCGCAGCGTCGTGGTCTTGCCGCAGCCCGAAGGCCCGAGCAGTGCGAGGATCTCGCCGCCATGCACTTCCAGGTCGATGGCATCGACCGCCGGCGGGCCGTCGCCGTAGATGCGGCTGACCTTGTCCAGCCGCACGCTGGCGCCGCTGACGGCCAGAGGTGTGGCCAGCGTTGAGTTTGCTTCAGTCATGGGGCGGTCCTCGTCGGGTTCGGCGCATCAGACCGAGAAGATCTGGTTCATCTTTTCCGTCCAGCGCGAACGGTTGGCATTGATGTGCGTCCAGTCGGGAATGAACAGGCCGCGCTTGTCCATTTCTTCCACCGGGTAGGCCAGGTACTTCAGCGTTTCGGCCGAGAACTCGATGCCTGAGACCGACGGCGCGGTGAACGCAAATTCCGACAGCGCCTTCTGCACCGCCGGCTCCAGCATGCGGTTCATGAAGGCCACGGCCACGTCCTGGTTCGGGCCGTTCTTCACCAGCACCTGGCAGTTCACGCCGGCGAAGCTGCCTTCCTTGGGGAAGGACATGGTGACCGGCACGCCCCTGGCCGTGGCCGGGTAGATGTACTTGGACAGGTCCATGAAGCCGATGTCGGCCTGGCCCTGGGCGATCTCATTGGCGGCCTGCGGGCCGTTGTCGAAGATGTTCTGCACGTTGGGCTTCAGGGCGGCGATCTTGTCGAAGGCGTTGTCGATCTCGTACTGCGCCTGCTGGAACGGCTTGCCGGTCTTCACGGCGGCAGCCACGATCATGAAGAACACCGAGGGCGTGTTCTTCGGCGTGACGAGCTTGATCTTGCCGGCGTACTTCGGATCCCACAGTTCGGCATAGCTGGCTGGCGGCTTCACGCTGGTGTTGTGGAACAGGCTGGCCACCGAGATGCCCACGGCGGTGCCGAAGCCGTCGTAGCCGAAGCGCGGATACAGCTTGCTCATGGCGGGCATGTTGGCTTTGGGCAGCTGGGCGATCAGGTCTTCGGCGCGGCAGATCGGAATGGCCACGTCGTCGATGAACATCACCGAGAACTTCGGATTGGCCTTGGTGGCGCGCATCTTCTGCACGTTGGCCAGCGTGAAGCCTTCCTCGGCCACCACCTTGCAGCCGAAGTCGGACTCGAACTTCGGGATGATCTTGGTCTTGACGAACTCGCCCTGGGCGCCGCCCCAGATGCCGACGTTGATCTGCTTGTTCTGTGCCCATGCGTTGCGCACGAAACCCATTGGCGCGGCCACGCCAGCGGCGGCGCCGAGCACGAGTTTGTTGAAGTTGCGGCGTGAGGCTTGGGGAGCGTTCATGGTGGTTCCTGGGTAAGAATGAAAAAAGTGGGAGTCAGGTGGCAAGCCGGGCGATGCTGATGCCGAAGACCTTCTCGATGACCAGCACCAGCAGCAATGCGAAAAAGATCATCAGCGTCGAGATGGCCGCGATCGAAGGGTCGAATGACAACTGGATCTGGCTGTCGAGGTAAAGCGGAATCGGAAAGTGGTTGCCATCGGCCAGCCACATCGAGATCGGGTAGTCGTCGAAGGACACGATGAAGGCGAACACCCCGCCGGCCAGCACGCCGGGGCGCACCTGCGGCCAGATCAC of the Rhodoferax koreense genome contains:
- the uraD gene encoding 2-oxo-4-hydroxy-4-carboxy-5-ureidoimidazoline decarboxylase, with the translated sequence MTTLAELNQCDEDAFVASLGSVFEHSPWVARAVAGQRPFASAQALHDAMLGVIRAQPAQQLAEFLSVHPELAGSQARAGTMTADSISEQGALALDNLGNAENGRWDALNTAYRRKFGFPFILCVRRHTRASALRRFEARLHNEPAAEMRAAVDEIALVSRLRLAARIADHGMPQLHGQLTIQVLDGTRDRPAAEMHVELAEVGPDGRRSLLRSTTTGHDGGTREPLLGGQPLRIGQYELCFHVGDYFRGRGEAGAPVLDVVPVAFTLQEAERHYHVPLEVSPSAYRAKVVAAD
- a CDS encoding ABC transporter ATP-binding protein, with translation MTEANSTLATPLAVSGASVRLDKVSRIYGDGPPAVDAIDLEVHGGEILALLGPSGCGKTTTLRMIAGLVTPSMGEIRIDGQLVNDVPVHKRNLGMLFQNYALFPHLSVRDNVAFGLQMRDVPKTEALARSMEALRLVRLDAYADRLPAALSGGQQQRVALARAIVYRPRLLLLDEPFGALDKKLREAMQMELRQLCNQLGLTTLLVTHDQEEALILADRIAVMRGGRIEQIGASREIYDQPRSTFVADFIGTSNFVQARVHARAGDETSLQVDGGGVWQSSVAHDFKEGQTVTVAVRPENIRLLPTADARPAGNGVSGLVTQSVFKGQNLAVWIKLPDGKDFVCTMPVEEIGVATPRPGETWHAVWPANRTLIVQSA
- a CDS encoding ABC transporter substrate-binding protein, coding for MNAPQASRRNFNKLVLGAAAGVAAPMGFVRNAWAQNKQINVGIWGGAQGEFVKTKIIPKFESDFGCKVVAEEGFTLANVQKMRATKANPKFSVMFIDDVAIPICRAEDLIAQLPKANMPAMSKLYPRFGYDGFGTAVGISVASLFHNTSVKPPASYAELWDPKYAGKIKLVTPKNTPSVFFMIVAAAVKTGKPFQQAQYEIDNAFDKIAALKPNVQNIFDNGPQAANEIAQGQADIGFMDLSKYIYPATARGVPVTMSFPKEGSFAGVNCQVLVKNGPNQDVAVAFMNRMLEPAVQKALSEFAFTAPSVSGIEFSAETLKYLAYPVEEMDKRGLFIPDWTHINANRSRWTEKMNQIFSV